Within Haematobia irritans isolate KBUSLIRL chromosome 2, ASM5000362v1, whole genome shotgun sequence, the genomic segment aatcagaaaaattgtgaattttgaaaatatttgaggtcaaacattttagacagacgttagaatccattaaaaattataaaaaatatttatttgacaaaatatcacagaaatttttaatttacatccaaaacatagaattcggatcacacttaaagaagtggtgcaaattcagtgcaacgcctgttgaaatggaggacttccgtcctatgataagcttctgcgtcaattttgcaccacttccggatccaaaaagaacattttcattacttttttggcgacgcttttttttgctgggtaagtgtgccgaatattgtgtgtatcggtctatggtttgctatagcccccatatggaaaaatctcccgattttatttctcgagcttcgagaaaccgttgtttttatccaatttgctttaaatttaaaatctaaatattttttaacaccATAAatagaatttcattaaatttcacaataaatccagaatctgatctagtcttcataggtagaatctttaaatttatcttcgggacgcatactggttgaactgatctattTAGGAGaaaatctgtcatcaaacccccctgaaattctatatattattaaataattcGCTACGCCGAAGAAGTTTCAAaggaatttattatatttgatttatggtggtgggttacttaagattcggccagacgaacttactgctgctcattttttaataaatagttttaactttttatgtttcaaataagttcaacacatagtaagaattaataaattgaatgaaataaaaaatattaaaattttgtcaaaaaaatcaaattctacAAATATTGGGAATTTTGAATCTATTCAAACGAATGCaacaaaaatcgtaaaaaatatataaatttttggatgtgaattaaaaaaaattgtgatattttgccaaataaatttcttttttataatttaggACTTTTAATGagatctaacgcttgtctgaaacgttagaCCCCAAATATTATCAATAATtcgcatttttttataccctccaccataggatggggagtatattaactttgtcattccgtttgtaacacatcgaaatattgctctaagaccccataaagtatatatattctgggtcgtggtgaaattctgagtagatctgagcatgtccgtccgtctgcttaaatcacgctaacttccgaacgaaacaagctatcgacttgaaacttggcacaagtagttgttattgatgtaggtcggatggtattgcaaatgggtcatatcggtccacgtttacgtatagcccccatataaacggacccccaaaatctggatggcgattgctctaagagaagcaaatttcatccgatccggctgaaattttgtacatggtgttggtgtatggtctctaaaaaccatgcaaaaattggtctacatcggtccataattatatatagcctccatataaaccgatcccccgatttggcttgcggagcctctaagagaagcaaatttcatcccatccggctgaaattcggtacatggtgttagtatatggtctctagtgaccatgcaataattggtccacatcggtccacaattatatatagcccccatataaaccgatcaccagatttgacttccggagccttttgcaagaccaaaattcatttgattcagttgaaatttagtacgtggtgttaatatatggcctcaaacacccatgcaaaaattgatcgaaatcggtcaataattatgtataggccccatataaaccgatccccagatttaacctccggagccccttggaagagcaaaactcatcccattcggttgaaatttggtacgtgatgttagtatatggtatccaccaaccatgcaggaattggttcatatcagtccataattatatatagcccccatataaaccaatccccagatttgacctccggtgccttttggagaagcaaacttcatccgatctggttgaaatttggtacgtggtggtagtatatgatatttaacaaccatgccaaaactggtccatatcagtccataatcatatatagcccccatataaaccgatcccgagatttggttttggagcctcctggaggagcaaatttcatccgagtcagttgaaatttggtacattgtgctagtatatggccgttaacaaccatgcctaactaggtccatatcggtctatagttatatatagccctcagataaatcgatccccaatcacacaaaaattggtccatatcaagttcataattctatatagcccccatataagcgacccccaaatttcaattctggctctcaacgtaccgtgcaaaagtccatgtcgattcttaattatttgtagacttacctatacataacttttttgtctaatatataccacgaatggaccaactcacaatttagaaaacgatgttaagaagttttaagataccacaatccaagtaataagATTGTCGataacattctttcgtagaagtttctacgcaatccttggtggagggtacataagaacttccggccgtatatacttgttctagaaTTGATTTAACATttgtgttgacacaattttaataatttgtacccatGGGCGTAGCTAGGAATGCGGTCAGGGATGGGCAAGGTTTATAGTAAAACACGAACAAGTTTTATACTTAtagcatatattttatttaataaaaaaggcacttttttaacaaaaaacaacgaaaagtaattcactaaaattttttgaaatcatagttttttaaaatattaatcttCTCTTGTCGGCTGCGAATAGATTTAATACTTCCTCAATGAACTTTTCTTCATTTTCAATCAATAGTTTTCTATGTACGCTCATAAGACATAGCCctggaaattaaaaataaaaaattaattaattgtataTAAGTCAAccatatttcatttatatttcaatacCATTTAATCTTGACTCTATCATTGTAGAACGTAACCAGGTCTTAACCCTACGTAATGTGCTGAAAGTTCTTTCAATTGTTGCGGTAGTACATGGTTGAGCTAAGGAAATACTTAGAGCTTCTTGTATGGACGGAAAAAACATTTCACTTTCTTTCCACACATCACAAAGTTGCAAGTTAGACAAGTCCTGtgctgtcaattttttttttctttccaaaggttataccaaatttctgcTTCCTGTTCAAATCCAGTTatagaataataaaacaaaaacttttttgattCATTTTTAAATTCTGCAACACTTAGTTTCAGCATGTTTGAAGGACGCAGCAAATGTAATGAAAACGCTGGAGAATGTTCTTCAGAAAATCTATGGTTTAAGGCTGAATTCAATGAATCAAGGTATGGAATTAATATCGACCTTTTCCAATACTCTTCAGAATTGAGTGCAGGTGGGTTTGCTCTGTGTTTCAGTTTGGCAACTATTCTTGGTTGATTTATTTCAATTCCAATTTCACTGGCAAGTTCATTAGcttcattcaaaatttcttttattttcaagTCTACATTTTTACGATGAGAAGACACTGTACCCACAATTCTTTCTATATGTTTTGCACATTGTATTAAATCTAGGCTCTTTGACTGTAAAGCGTTTGCTACAGGTTCTAACATAGCCGAATATTCAGCTACTATGACAACGCATATTATGAATACTGATTTGGTAGCGGCACTATGAAGTTGAAATGCCGTCTTTTGTGTCGAAGAATTTCCTTCTGTTATAAGACTTTCAAGCCCCTTGACGATTTGCACAAATTTGTCTTTGAATATTCCAATACTTTTGTATTTATGTGACCAACGAGTTTCTGATAAAATAGGAATATTTGGTGCGTACTTCCTTCTCATGCAAGACTCCCTGAAGAAATTTATAATATCTTTTATAGTGGATATGGTGTTACGAACTTCTGGTATCGTGTTTAAATCATTTatcactaaatttaacttatgacTCGCACAGTGAAAATATAAAGCTTTGGGATAAGTTTGCTTAAGAAGAGCTTGTACCCCACCAAATTTTCCGGCCATTGTGGCACACCCATCATATCCTTGACCAACACATTTGAATTCATCCAAcccttcatttaaaaaaaaaaaattcaatggcTAAGGCTATAGTTTTTGCGTCCATCGCTTCTAGCTCCACAAAGCCTAAAAATTCTTCACGTATCTTTAGCGTTTTTGTATCAAAGAAACGTATTCCAACGGATAATTGTTCCTTTCCTGAAATGTCTGCGCTTTCGTCAGCTAGAATGCTATATGCTGTCGCTAGCTTTGCATCTTTCAATATATGGGATTTAATAACTTTACCACAGTAAagtattaattgattttgaatttgtGGAGACATATATTTTGCATTCTTATTTGCCGTATCGAAGTGTTGTTTTAGAACTAAGTCACCTTtccgaataaataaattaataaggtCTTGGAAGACACCTATTGAAAAcccaaaatagtaaaaattttgccaaatacatCAAtaaaataacttacctgtggAATTGGCTAGGTCATTTTTACCACGAAGTGGTAAATCGTGTGAACCACAAAAAATAATGGCCGTTAATAGAGAAGAAATGATTTTTCTATTCCCTTCAATTAGCTTTTTGTGTGCGGAAACCATCATAACATCGATAGGGATTTCATGCAAAAACGCATTTGCCTCCTGAGCAGATACTATGTGCCACTTATTGCTAACGTGACTCCGGCACTTATCGTGCATATGTTGATATCGAGTAAAAGGTTTCACAGCAAACGATCCAAGAACGCCTTTTACATTTTTTGGCGGGAAAAGGACGCAATATAGACACAAAGCTCCTTGCATTTTTTTTGAATACACAAGCCACGGGGCATAATCCTTAAGCCATCTATGCATAAACTtccttttaagaaattctgcatCTGCGGCAAAGTCGTAGTTTGGTAGAGGTGTCCAGTGGTCTTttaacaaattgattttatCGCTTTTCGAAATGAAACCAGCTCTTCCAAGCCAATGCCCAATGTCTTTACCACATATGTAATCATCTGGGCTTTCCGTATTAGTATTTTCCTCAGTCACTGGTTTCTGGGTTGGCTTTTTTATAGGAGAGCTCTCCGGTGTGTCACGTTTAACTAAAGTCGAAaatattagaattaaaatttcttttttattcaataaaaatatgtttaccTTTTAAGAAGTTGCGAATATCCATTGCGAATATTCTTATATGTGAACTATATCACTCTTCTTCTTCTACTTTACACAATTCATATGATGATGacaatacaaacaagtatatacggtcgtaagttcggccaggccgaatcttatgtaccctccaccatggattgcgtaggaacttctactaaaggctgtcatccacaatcgaattacttgggttgcgataacacttgccgatggcaaggtatcgtaaaactttttaacactgtcttctaaattgtaagttagtccataaggggtatatattaaacaaaaaaaaaggccgattaaatacgtatataattcagtttgacaaaattttctatagaaataaaattttgacaaaattttctatagaaataaaaacttgacaaaattttctatagaaagacaatgttgacaaaattttgtatagaagtaaaatgttgacaaaattttctatagcaataaaattttgacaaaattttctatagaaataaaatgttgacaaaattttctatagaaataaaatgttgacaaaatgttctatagaaataaaatgttgacaaaattgtctatagaactaaaatgttgacaaaattttctacagaaataaattttttacaaaattttctatagaaataaaattttgacaaaattttctatggaaataaaatgttgacaaacattgctatagaaataaactttttacaaaactttctatagaaatgaaattttgacaaaactttctatagtaataaaatttgacaatttttacatggctgttagaggccatatactaacgaaatgtaccaaatttcaaccgcatcgga encodes:
- the LOC142224235 gene encoding zinc finger MYM-type protein 1-like, coding for MFFPSIQEALSISLAQPCTTATIERTFSTLRRVKTWLRSTMIESRLNGLCLMSVHRKLLIENEEKFIEEVLNLFAADKRRLIF
- the LOC142224236 gene encoding zinc finger MYM-type protein 1-like → MDIRNFLKVKRDTPESSPIKKPTQKPVTEENTNTESPDDYICGKDIGHWLGRAGFISKSDKINLLKDHWTPLPNYDFAADAEFLKRKFMHRWLKDYAPWLVYSKKMQGALCLYCVLFPPKNVKGVLGSFAVKPFTRYQHMHDKCRSHVSNKWHIVSAQEANAFLHEIPIDVMMVSAHKKLIEGNRKIISSLLTAIIFCGSHDLPLRGKNDLANSTGVFQDLINLFIRKGDLVLKQHFDTANKNAKYMSPQIQNQLILYCGKVIKSHILKDAKLATAYSILADESADISGKEQLSVGIRFFDTKTLKIREEFLGFVELEAMDAKTIALAIEFFFFK